In one Oceanococcus atlanticus genomic region, the following are encoded:
- a CDS encoding cytochrome c oxidase subunit 3 has translation MSSNTGGYFVPAPTAWPFYLTIGLFLLLGGVSNYLNGHGTSIFMWTGLVIALAFIWIWFRGIINESESGKYGEQVDMTYRWGMGWFIFSEVMFFGAFFGALFYARQLSLPWLGGTDVMTNAVLWPQFENAWPTNGPGSMGGDFGIIPPWGVPFLNTMLLLTSGVTLTFAHHGLRENKPRRNVILWMWATVALGCIFLFFQAEEYIVAYQHLNLTMESGIYGSTFFMLTGFHGMHVTLGTLMLLVITLRLMKGHFKPDSHFGFEGVAWYWHFVDVVWLGLFVFVYIL, from the coding sequence ATGTCTAGCAATACTGGCGGATACTTCGTTCCTGCCCCCACGGCATGGCCGTTCTATCTCACGATTGGCCTGTTCCTGCTGCTGGGTGGTGTTTCCAACTACCTGAATGGTCACGGGACGTCGATCTTCATGTGGACAGGCTTGGTGATCGCACTGGCGTTCATCTGGATCTGGTTCCGCGGCATCATCAACGAATCCGAGTCCGGCAAGTATGGCGAGCAGGTCGACATGACCTACCGCTGGGGGATGGGTTGGTTCATCTTTTCCGAAGTGATGTTCTTCGGTGCATTTTTCGGCGCCCTTTTCTACGCGCGTCAGCTGTCTCTGCCGTGGCTGGGCGGTACCGACGTCATGACCAATGCTGTGCTCTGGCCGCAGTTCGAAAATGCCTGGCCCACCAATGGCCCCGGTAGCATGGGTGGTGACTTCGGCATCATTCCGCCGTGGGGTGTGCCGTTCCTCAACACCATGTTGCTGCTGACCTCAGGTGTGACACTGACCTTTGCCCATCATGGGCTGCGTGAAAACAAGCCGCGCCGCAACGTCATTCTGTGGATGTGGGCGACCGTCGCGCTGGGTTGCATCTTCCTGTTCTTCCAGGCCGAAGAGTACATCGTTGCCTATCAGCATCTGAATCTGACGATGGAATCAGGTATTTATGGCTCGACGTTCTTCATGCTGACGGGCTTCCACGGCATGCACGTGACGCTGGGTACCTTGATGCTGCTGGTGATTACCTTGCGCCTTATGAAGGGGCACTTCAAACCCGATTCGCATTTCGGTTTTGAAGGGGTGGCCTGGTACTGGCACTTTGTCGACGTGGTTTGGCTGGGGTTGTTCGTTTTCGTATACATCCTGTAG
- a CDS encoding twin transmembrane helix small protein: MKLFISLMLLAIIVSLGFAMFFMLNDSGPKKRTVNALIIRVGLSVSLIVILIVSYFMGWIQPHGIVP; the protein is encoded by the coding sequence ATGAAGTTGTTCATTTCCCTGATGTTACTGGCCATCATCGTGTCACTCGGATTCGCGATGTTCTTCATGCTGAATGACAGTGGGCCGAAAAAGCGCACGGTTAATGCGTTGATCATACGCGTCGGCTTGTCGGTGAGTCTGATCGTCATTCTGATCGTCAGCTATTTCATGGGCTGGATTCAGCCGCATGGCATCGTGCCATGA
- a CDS encoding SURF1 family protein, producing the protein MRFRPPVWATLLTTFAVVLFGSLSWWQMQRGQEKAEIIARQGNHSDAVVDVARTQTLPAHGRRVELRGHWLADEEVLLDNKTHNKRIGVEVWTPLRLSGSDHLILINRGWVPAPLRRDELPDTGQLPGEQVTLQGYWRSLPRAGLATDDGRCDASMSGWPQRLNYPSHALLECLYQRPVANGIVLLDPQADGGFVREWTDLGIPPERHYGYAFQWASLMLTALILYIILNYRRSSP; encoded by the coding sequence ATGAGATTTCGCCCGCCGGTTTGGGCCACGCTGCTGACAACGTTTGCAGTGGTGCTGTTTGGCAGCCTGTCGTGGTGGCAGATGCAGCGCGGGCAGGAAAAGGCTGAAATCATAGCGCGTCAGGGCAATCACAGTGACGCCGTTGTCGATGTCGCACGTACGCAAACCTTACCGGCGCACGGTCGGCGGGTGGAATTGCGTGGCCACTGGCTGGCTGATGAAGAGGTGCTGCTCGACAACAAGACTCACAACAAGCGAATTGGCGTTGAGGTGTGGACCCCGTTACGTCTGAGCGGCAGCGATCATCTCATATTGATCAATCGCGGATGGGTACCGGCGCCTTTGCGGCGCGACGAGTTGCCCGACACCGGTCAACTGCCAGGCGAGCAGGTTACCTTGCAGGGCTATTGGCGCAGCCTTCCGCGTGCTGGCCTGGCCACCGATGATGGTCGCTGTGATGCTTCGATGTCAGGCTGGCCACAAAGACTCAACTACCCCTCGCATGCGTTGTTGGAATGTCTATATCAACGCCCCGTGGCCAATGGCATCGTGTTGCTTGATCCCCAGGCAGACGGTGGTTTCGTGCGCGAGTGGACCGATCTTGGCATCCCGCCAGAGCGCCACTATGGCTATGCCTTTCAGTGGGCATCGCTGATGCTGACCGCGCTCATTCTTTACATCATTTTGAACTACAGGCGCTCTTCGCCATGA